One Owenweeksia hongkongensis DSM 17368 genomic region harbors:
- the egtD gene encoding L-histidine N(alpha)-methyltransferase — translation MDTTKHKMTSQFAKDVHEGLSAPQKFLSSRYFYDATGDKIFQQIMAMPEYYLTKCEFEIFNQQKDQILSAINPGSKFNLVELGAGDGYKTKILLEHFLKQEANFEYFPVDISGDVLMTLKTDLNDRFPQLKVTNLNYEYFEALERLNELDDSPKVILFLGSNIGNFTPERAQSFFEKLNKVMRPGDKLLSGIDLKKDPHTILEAYNDPTGITRSFNLNLLKRMNRELGANFVIEDWDHFPTYDPFTGECRSYLMSCKKQDVTIEATGHTYSFRDSEPVHMEISRKYRLDEIEDLAGKTGFEVSQHFTDSRDYFVDSLWNKV, via the coding sequence ATGGATACCACCAAACATAAAATGACCAGTCAATTTGCCAAAGATGTGCACGAAGGATTGTCTGCTCCGCAAAAGTTTTTGTCATCACGATACTTTTATGATGCTACGGGCGACAAAATTTTTCAGCAGATAATGGCCATGCCCGAATACTATCTTACCAAATGCGAGTTTGAGATTTTCAATCAACAGAAAGATCAAATACTTTCAGCTATTAATCCGGGTTCTAAATTTAACTTGGTAGAACTTGGCGCTGGAGATGGATATAAAACCAAAATCCTACTTGAGCATTTTTTAAAACAAGAAGCCAACTTTGAATACTTTCCTGTTGACATTTCTGGAGATGTGTTGATGACCCTAAAAACTGACCTCAACGATCGTTTTCCACAACTAAAAGTTACCAACCTCAACTATGAGTATTTTGAAGCTCTTGAAAGGCTAAACGAATTGGACGATTCACCTAAGGTGATTTTATTTTTGGGAAGTAACATTGGCAACTTCACACCAGAAAGAGCACAATCGTTTTTTGAGAAACTAAATAAAGTGATGCGCCCGGGTGACAAACTTTTGAGTGGCATAGATTTAAAAAAAGACCCACACACCATTCTTGAAGCATACAATGACCCCACTGGTATTACACGCTCATTCAACCTAAATCTACTAAAGAGAATGAACCGCGAATTGGGGGCAAACTTTGTAATTGAAGATTGGGACCACTTCCCTACTTATGATCCTTTTACGGGCGAATGCAGGAGTTATTTGATGAGTTGTAAAAAACAAGATGTAACCATTGAAGCTACTGGTCACACCTACTCTTTTAGAGATTCTGAGCCGGTACACATGGAGATTTCACGGAAGTACAGATTAGATGAAATTGAAGACCTGGCCGGCAAAACAGGATTTGAAGTGAGCCAACATTTTACCGATAGTCGCGATTATTTTGTAGATAGCTTGTGGAATAAGGTGTAA
- a CDS encoding MBOAT family O-acyltransferase, with the protein MVFSSPIFLFLFLPLVFAVYFLAPKKLRNVVLLVFSLIFYSWGEGRLVILLLLSALTDFYCGRIIHYGYRKIGLTISLIFNLAILGYFKYLDFTFDNLSRIAQFLGFAEGVIPDVAGVALPIGISFFTFQTMSYTIDVYRGNVKADNNLLNFATYVCLFPQLVAGPIVRYSDISHQLNLRIISSDKFADGCERFIIGLAKKVLIANSFAAIADDIFKQNLQDLSTPYAWLGILAYTFQIYFDFSGYSDMAIGLGKMLGFDFPENFNYPYISKSIREFWRRWHISLSTWFRDYVYISLGGNRKGNVHTYINLLIVFFVTGLWHGASWNFVIWGLFHGFFMIIERMGFGKSLSKIPVILQRLYTLVIVIVGWVFFRAETLSEALTYVKTMFIYTSGNSALSSYLSFFHINLHTLFAVFFAVLFSTPFYPKAEKFFTRKKLSWFRPIALLLLFITTIIYLGAGTYNPFIYFKF; encoded by the coding sequence ATGGTATTTAGCAGTCCTATTTTCCTATTTCTCTTTTTACCACTGGTTTTTGCGGTGTATTTTTTGGCGCCTAAAAAACTTCGGAATGTTGTACTTCTAGTTTTTAGCTTAATATTTTACAGCTGGGGAGAAGGCAGATTGGTAATACTACTTTTACTTTCAGCACTTACAGACTTTTATTGTGGCCGCATCATACATTATGGTTACCGAAAGATAGGACTTACCATATCCTTGATTTTCAACCTTGCTATACTTGGCTATTTCAAATACCTCGATTTCACCTTTGATAACCTTTCTCGTATTGCTCAGTTCTTAGGGTTTGCTGAAGGGGTAATCCCTGATGTTGCCGGAGTAGCATTGCCCATTGGAATTAGTTTTTTCACTTTTCAAACTATGTCTTATACCATAGACGTATATCGTGGAAATGTAAAAGCTGACAACAACCTACTAAACTTTGCCACTTATGTGTGCCTGTTTCCGCAACTTGTAGCTGGGCCCATTGTAAGATATTCTGATATTAGCCATCAGCTCAATTTGCGAATTATTAGTAGTGACAAATTTGCCGATGGCTGCGAACGATTTATTATTGGCTTAGCCAAAAAGGTGCTTATCGCAAATTCATTTGCAGCCATTGCTGATGATATTTTTAAGCAAAACCTACAGGATCTTTCTACTCCTTATGCCTGGCTAGGAATTTTGGCGTATACCTTTCAAATTTATTTTGACTTTTCTGGATATTCTGATATGGCTATTGGTCTGGGTAAAATGCTTGGTTTTGATTTTCCTGAAAACTTTAATTACCCCTATATCTCAAAAAGCATTAGGGAATTTTGGCGCAGATGGCATATATCACTTTCCACATGGTTTAGAGATTACGTTTACATTTCATTAGGTGGAAACCGAAAAGGAAATGTGCATACTTACATTAATCTGCTTATTGTGTTTTTTGTAACGGGGCTATGGCATGGTGCCAGCTGGAACTTTGTGATTTGGGGATTATTCCATGGCTTTTTTATGATAATAGAACGAATGGGGTTTGGGAAAAGCTTATCCAAAATTCCTGTTATTTTACAAAGATTATACACTCTTGTGATAGTAATTGTAGGTTGGGTATTTTTTAGAGCCGAAACACTTTCTGAAGCTTTGACATATGTTAAAACCATGTTTATATATACTTCAGGAAATTCTGCTTTAAGTAGCTATTTAAGCTTCTTTCACATAAATCTACATACCCTCTTTGCGGTGTTTTTTGCAGTGCTTTTCTCCACACCATTTTATCCTAAAGCTGAAAAATTCTTTACTCGAAAAAAGCTCTCATGGTTTAGACCAATCGCATTACTTCTTTTGTTCATAACCACCATTATCTACTTAGGTGCGGGCACTTACAATCCATTTATCTACTTTAAATTTTAG
- a CDS encoding sulfotransferase family protein, with translation MKKSHLNYIMHIPKTAGMSLQYLARRQHKAIGALELIYTLEKQQKGFENRPELQTVMGHFRYGIHRFSNRPAYYFTYLRNPIDHVISHYQYTKDFPEKFEFLPKESQSIIDFAKGPYGNNLQSRFISGITKHDTDLQVILETAKANLNQFEVVGITEEFDLSLLMMAKALNWKTLYYTRMNDGKTKKKEPYPSPEVIQELEEILKYDIELYKLGLQIFEKQRQANLDLVKKLPQFQRMNSYFQQLNPTYIKFKKVFGLVK, from the coding sequence ATGAAAAAATCCCATTTGAACTACATAATGCACATTCCCAAAACTGCAGGCATGAGCTTGCAGTATTTGGCACGAAGGCAACATAAAGCAATTGGTGCTCTAGAGTTGATTTATACTCTTGAAAAGCAGCAAAAGGGATTTGAAAACCGCCCAGAACTTCAAACCGTAATGGGACATTTCAGATATGGTATTCACAGGTTTTCAAATAGGCCAGCATATTACTTCACCTATTTGCGAAACCCTATTGACCATGTGATTTCGCATTATCAATACACCAAAGATTTTCCGGAGAAGTTTGAGTTTTTACCAAAAGAATCACAAAGCATTATTGACTTTGCAAAAGGCCCTTATGGTAATAATTTACAATCCCGCTTTATTTCAGGTATCACCAAGCACGACACAGATTTACAGGTAATTTTAGAAACTGCAAAAGCCAACCTTAACCAATTTGAAGTAGTAGGAATTACCGAAGAGTTTGACCTTTCTTTACTAATGATGGCCAAAGCTCTAAACTGGAAAACGCTTTACTACACCCGCATGAATGATGGCAAGACCAAGAAAAAGGAACCTTATCCCAGCCCCGAAGTCATTCAGGAACTTGAAGAAATTTTGAAATACGACATCGAGCTTTATAAGCTCGGCCTTCAGATCTTTGAAAAACAAAGGCAAGCCAATCTTGATTTAGTGAAAAAGCTTCCACAGTTTCAGCGAATGAATAGCTATTTCCAGCAGCTCAACCCTACTTATATTAAGTTTAAAAAAGTGTTTGGGTTGGTTAAGTAG
- a CDS encoding PIG-L family deacetylase: MKKLSLFIFLISVGFAFGQKDLSGGEILHELKKLQNPTRVLYLAAHPDDENTRMISWLDNGKGVRTAYLSLTRGDGGQNLIGTELGNKLGVLRSQELMQARKTDGGEQFFSRAIDFGYSKTADETMEKWGEEEILSDVVWVIRTYRPDVIITRFPPDSRGGHGHHTASAMLGIEAFKIAGDPKSFPEQLEFVEPWQPKRIYWNASNWWNKDLDKIAATDDNYVTVDVGGYNALLGASYNEIASYSRTQHKSQGFGVSVARGSTIEYLQYLEGDKADGDIFSGINQTWERYDFKTGDKKLASILENYDVTNPSASLPALFELLAEADKINDASQKEYFKKQLNEIIVASLGWHAELLSDDLYLTPGEDVSWTLEAINRSAQEVRLKSLDYEGQKTDLSEALSANENWSKEINVKVAEEISQPYWLNNPGQNLFTINDQKLRGKAEYKPLPQARLTVDIDGHSYDLTLPILNKHSDRVEGEIIEPVFVVPQIVVTPNLENMIFVNDEPQQLVLGVRTFGKEVKSLQIIAQSWNVEPSEIKLDTEGGDFQNVVLTVSPTDKSANDALRIQINGEGEALNLTEIKYSHIDDRVVFEPAQVNLIKVDLKKDGDLIGYIPGAGDKVAEAIELMGYKVETLTKDEIMMNDLSKYKSIVAGIRAYNTQEWLPLAKDKLMNYVQNGGNYIVQYNTSSRDLLSDDIGPYPFEISRDRVTEEDAKVEFTRAKNPVLNSPNKLTDKDFENWVQERGLYFSNKWDDKYETPIGWHDKGEPMREGGLLIGNYGKGAFMYTGISFFRELPAGVPGAYRLLANLLSYQNKADNEQQ; the protein is encoded by the coding sequence ATGAAAAAGCTTTCCCTGTTTATATTCCTTATTAGTGTTGGTTTTGCCTTTGGGCAAAAAGATCTTTCTGGAGGTGAAATTTTGCATGAGCTAAAAAAGCTGCAAAACCCTACACGAGTGCTTTACCTGGCAGCTCATCCTGATGATGAAAATACCAGAATGATATCGTGGCTGGACAATGGAAAAGGCGTTCGTACAGCTTACCTATCGCTTACTCGCGGAGATGGTGGCCAGAATTTAATTGGTACCGAACTGGGAAATAAATTGGGAGTTCTTCGCTCACAAGAGCTAATGCAAGCTCGAAAAACGGATGGTGGCGAACAATTTTTCAGTAGAGCAATAGATTTTGGCTATAGTAAAACCGCTGACGAAACCATGGAGAAATGGGGTGAAGAAGAAATACTTTCAGACGTGGTGTGGGTTATTCGCACCTATCGTCCGGATGTGATTATCACCCGCTTTCCACCAGATAGCAGAGGAGGACATGGACATCACACCGCATCTGCAATGCTTGGAATAGAAGCATTTAAAATTGCAGGTGATCCTAAAAGCTTCCCTGAACAATTAGAATTTGTAGAGCCTTGGCAGCCAAAGCGTATCTATTGGAATGCCTCCAATTGGTGGAATAAAGATCTGGATAAAATTGCAGCTACTGATGACAATTATGTAACTGTAGATGTGGGAGGTTATAATGCGTTGCTTGGCGCTTCTTATAATGAAATAGCTTCTTATAGCCGAACTCAGCACAAGAGTCAAGGATTTGGGGTTTCGGTGGCACGCGGAAGTACTATAGAATATCTTCAATACTTAGAAGGAGATAAGGCGGATGGAGATATTTTTAGTGGTATCAACCAAACCTGGGAGCGCTATGATTTTAAAACTGGAGATAAAAAGTTGGCAAGTATTTTAGAAAACTATGATGTAACCAACCCTAGCGCAAGTCTTCCAGCTTTGTTTGAGCTTTTAGCTGAAGCGGACAAAATAAACGATGCCTCCCAAAAGGAATACTTCAAAAAGCAGCTCAATGAAATTATTGTTGCCTCACTGGGGTGGCATGCGGAATTATTGAGTGATGATTTATACCTAACACCTGGAGAGGATGTTAGTTGGACCTTGGAAGCAATCAATCGTTCAGCTCAAGAAGTAAGGTTGAAATCGCTGGACTATGAAGGTCAAAAAACGGATTTGAGTGAAGCTTTATCAGCAAATGAAAATTGGAGCAAGGAGATTAATGTAAAAGTTGCAGAGGAGATCTCTCAGCCTTACTGGCTGAATAATCCCGGGCAAAATTTATTTACAATAAATGATCAAAAGTTGAGAGGTAAGGCCGAATACAAGCCTTTGCCTCAGGCAAGACTTACGGTAGATATTGATGGCCATTCTTATGATTTGACCTTACCAATTTTAAACAAACATTCAGATAGAGTGGAAGGTGAAATTATTGAACCTGTGTTTGTAGTGCCGCAAATTGTGGTAACGCCAAATTTGGAGAACATGATTTTTGTGAATGATGAGCCGCAACAACTGGTATTAGGGGTTCGCACTTTTGGTAAAGAAGTGAAGAGTCTTCAAATAATTGCTCAATCATGGAATGTGGAGCCATCAGAAATAAAGTTGGATACTGAAGGGGGAGACTTTCAGAATGTGGTACTTACTGTTTCACCCACAGATAAAAGCGCTAATGACGCACTGAGAATACAGATAAATGGAGAAGGCGAGGCACTTAACCTTACCGAAATAAAATACAGCCACATAGATGATCGCGTGGTATTTGAACCAGCTCAGGTAAATCTTATAAAAGTTGACCTAAAAAAGGATGGAGATCTTATTGGATACATTCCCGGAGCTGGAGACAAAGTAGCTGAAGCTATTGAGTTAATGGGTTATAAAGTGGAAACGCTGACGAAAGATGAAATCATGATGAATGATCTTTCAAAATACAAAAGTATTGTTGCAGGAATTAGAGCTTATAACACGCAAGAGTGGTTGCCTTTGGCTAAAGACAAACTGATGAATTATGTGCAGAATGGAGGAAATTACATTGTGCAGTACAACACTTCTTCTCGCGACTTACTGAGTGATGATATCGGCCCATACCCATTCGAAATTAGCAGAGATAGAGTTACTGAAGAAGATGCCAAGGTGGAGTTTACAAGAGCTAAAAACCCAGTGCTGAACTCTCCAAACAAGCTTACGGACAAGGACTTTGAAAACTGGGTACAAGAACGGGGTTTGTATTTTTCCAATAAATGGGATGATAAGTACGAAACACCAATTGGCTGGCATGATAAGGGTGAGCCAATGCGTGAAGGTGGCTTGCTGATTGGTAATTACGGTAAAGGTGCATTTATGTACACGGGAATTTCCTTTTTTAGAGAGTTGCCGGCAGGAGTTCCCGGAGCATATCGACTTTTGGCCAACTTATTGAGTTACCAAAATAAAGCCGATAATGAGCAGCAATAA
- a CDS encoding alginate O-acetyltransferase AlgX-related protein, with protein MEKKLVILGFIAILTIPFILFIFGIRPEFENTENRRLTPKPQFGWTSKESKGTLQNAQNLSAELGKYFEDFDAYYNDHFAFKPILFTTYYQLQTKVFHTNPIPQKVVKGNEGWYFLGNLYSNVIAESKGISNFSQKELSRIKENMENNARWLKQYNIEYYVAVAPNKHTIYGQFLPIAQGNLQTKLSQVKEMLSKTKINFVDLSENLKDHLNQKLYDKTGSHWNDLGGYYGYTALMDKISTQFPTVEPIGPKDFTIVDDTVNQEDLTRMLAIETIEHQPFLKMNNPCAIQIDNKLPIPAKHKGPAEKYEHRYSCPDKSFKVLVFRDSFAKALIQPIAETFGESLFIRFHDFDKDLILEEKPDLVIYEIVERDIDVLLRQ; from the coding sequence ATGGAAAAAAAACTTGTCATATTAGGCTTCATTGCCATCTTAACTATTCCATTTATACTTTTCATATTTGGAATAAGGCCTGAATTTGAAAATACTGAAAACCGAAGACTAACCCCCAAACCACAATTTGGGTGGACTTCCAAAGAATCTAAAGGCACTTTACAAAACGCTCAAAACTTATCTGCAGAATTAGGTAAGTATTTTGAAGATTTTGACGCTTATTATAATGATCACTTTGCGTTCAAACCAATATTGTTCACAACCTACTACCAGCTACAGACTAAAGTTTTTCATACCAACCCCATTCCTCAAAAAGTAGTTAAAGGAAATGAAGGGTGGTACTTTTTAGGGAATCTATATTCCAATGTGATAGCAGAATCAAAAGGTATTTCCAACTTTAGCCAAAAAGAACTCAGCCGCATAAAAGAAAATATGGAAAATAATGCTCGCTGGCTTAAGCAGTATAACATAGAATATTATGTAGCCGTTGCGCCAAATAAACACACTATTTATGGTCAGTTTCTTCCCATAGCACAAGGCAATTTGCAAACTAAGTTAAGCCAAGTCAAAGAGATGCTTTCCAAAACGAAAATCAATTTTGTTGATTTATCTGAGAATTTAAAAGATCATCTTAATCAAAAATTATATGATAAAACTGGCTCTCACTGGAATGATCTTGGCGGTTATTATGGCTATACAGCCCTTATGGATAAGATAAGTACCCAATTCCCTACAGTAGAACCAATTGGCCCAAAGGACTTTACCATAGTGGACGATACAGTTAATCAAGAAGACCTGACCAGAATGCTTGCTATAGAGACTATAGAGCATCAACCTTTCTTGAAAATGAATAACCCTTGTGCCATACAAATTGACAACAAGCTGCCTATCCCTGCAAAGCACAAAGGTCCGGCAGAAAAGTATGAGCATCGATATTCTTGTCCTGATAAGTCATTTAAGGTTCTTGTTTTTAGAGATTCATTTGCAAAAGCCCTAATACAACCAATTGCAGAAACCTTTGGGGAATCTTTATTTATTCGATTTCATGATTTTGACAAAGATTTAATACTAGAAGAAAAGCCAGACCTTGTGATTTATGAAATTGTAGAAAGAGATATTGACGTTCTTTTGCGTCAATAA
- a CDS encoding sodium:solute symporter, with protein sequence MSILDWVVLFGTLLAIVGFGVWKTRQNQTVDDYLRGGNEMRWFTIGLSVMATQASAITFLSAPGLGYEKGLRFVQFYFGLPLALIIISAFIIPIYYRLKVYTAYEYLENRFDIKTRLLAAFLFLVQRGLAAGLTIFAPAIILSTLLGWNLNFTNVFVGVLVIIYTVSGGTKAVSLTQKWQMGVILLGMGVAFGILIYKIGGFVEMGSAMNLAGSVGRLEVLDFDFNLNERYTVWSGLTGGLFLALSYFGTDQSQVQRYLTGKNIKESRLGLMFNAIIKIPMQFFILFTGVLVFVFYLYVQPPVFFNKTAIENIRGSEYKEKLEDLETKYDAHFVELQTVRDNFVENDADPRAKEQFREVVARDGEIRDEVKSLLLEANPDFKVKDTNYVFLTFVMDYLPIGVVGLIIALIFSAAMSSTAGELNALATTTSVDFYRRLFNREASEKHQVWMSKILTVLWGCLAIGFALTATLFDNLIEMVNVLGSLFYGTILGIFVVAFFIKKVKGNAVFYSALIAEAFVLLIHFGRVYEIPFFVKYEVEYLWYNVIGCVAVVVLSLLFTLAAGFKKST encoded by the coding sequence ATGAGTATTTTAGATTGGGTAGTGCTTTTTGGTACCCTGCTTGCCATAGTGGGATTTGGTGTATGGAAAACCCGCCAAAATCAAACGGTGGATGATTACCTGCGTGGAGGCAATGAGATGCGCTGGTTTACCATCGGGCTTTCGGTGATGGCCACACAGGCTAGTGCCATTACTTTTCTTAGTGCGCCTGGGCTTGGGTACGAAAAAGGCCTTCGCTTTGTTCAATTTTACTTTGGTCTACCACTGGCCCTGATTATCATTTCGGCCTTCATTATTCCTATCTATTACAGGCTCAAGGTTTACACAGCTTATGAATATTTAGAAAACCGATTTGATATAAAAACACGCTTGTTGGCGGCCTTTCTTTTCTTGGTGCAGCGCGGCTTAGCGGCTGGTCTCACCATTTTTGCGCCAGCAATTATTCTCTCCACGCTTTTAGGTTGGAACCTAAATTTCACAAACGTTTTTGTTGGAGTATTGGTGATCATCTACACCGTAAGCGGTGGAACCAAAGCGGTGAGCCTCACTCAGAAATGGCAAATGGGTGTTATCCTTTTGGGGATGGGTGTTGCCTTTGGGATTTTGATTTATAAAATTGGAGGTTTTGTAGAAATGGGCTCCGCCATGAACCTTGCAGGCTCGGTAGGTAGGCTAGAAGTTTTGGATTTTGACTTTAACCTAAACGAACGATACACGGTATGGAGCGGCCTCACGGGAGGTTTGTTTTTGGCGCTTTCCTATTTTGGCACCGACCAAAGCCAGGTGCAGCGTTACCTTACCGGTAAAAATATTAAGGAAAGCCGATTGGGCTTGATGTTCAACGCGATCATCAAAATCCCGATGCAGTTTTTTATCCTCTTCACCGGAGTGCTGGTTTTTGTGTTTTATCTATACGTGCAGCCGCCAGTTTTCTTTAACAAAACAGCCATTGAAAACATACGTGGCAGTGAGTACAAAGAGAAACTGGAAGACCTGGAAACAAAGTACGATGCTCATTTTGTAGAGCTTCAAACGGTGCGTGACAATTTTGTGGAAAACGATGCTGACCCACGGGCCAAAGAGCAGTTTAGAGAAGTGGTGGCTCGTGATGGAGAAATCCGTGATGAAGTGAAGAGTTTATTGCTAGAAGCTAATCCTGATTTTAAAGTAAAAGATACCAATTATGTGTTCCTCACTTTCGTGATGGATTACCTCCCAATAGGCGTGGTGGGACTTATAATCGCCCTTATTTTCTCAGCGGCAATGTCTTCTACGGCTGGTGAATTAAATGCCTTGGCAACCACTACTTCCGTAGATTTTTACCGTAGGCTTTTTAATAGAGAAGCTTCTGAAAAGCACCAAGTGTGGATGTCAAAAATACTGACGGTACTGTGGGGCTGTCTAGCCATAGGATTTGCCCTAACTGCAACCTTGTTTGACAACCTTATTGAAATGGTGAATGTGCTCGGTTCGCTATTTTATGGGACTATTCTAGGCATTTTTGTGGTAGCCTTCTTTATCAAAAAAGTAAAAGGAAATGCGGTGTTTTATAGTGCACTTATTGCCGAAGCTTTTGTTTTACTCATTCACTTTGGTAGAGTGTACGAGATTCCATTTTTTGTAAAATATGAAGTGGAATACCTATGGTACAATGTGATTGGTTGTGTGGCGGTAGTGGTGCTTAGTTTGCTTTTTACCTTGGCTGCCGGTTTTAAGAAATCTACTTAA